CCAGGACCAGGGGGATCCACCGGCGGCAGGTGTGGCGCTCGTCGCCACGGGTCAGGGTCAGTTCCACCCAGGAGGAGCCGGCCGCCGGCGTGAGCCATCGCAGGGAATCCTGGTCCGCCTCGCCCACGATCTCGCCGGCCCCCACGCGCCAGGCCAAGCTCCAGCCCTCGCGGTCCGCCGTCAAATGGACCAGGTCGAGAGTCTCCACGCTGATGGCCCACAGGGTCTCGCCACGGCCCCGCAGGTCGTGGAGGGACGATTCCAGCTCGTCCATGGGGTCGCCGGCCGGCGCACCCGGGGCGGAATCCGTTCCGCAGCCGGCCGACAGCAGCGCTAGAAGGGGAAGGCAGAGGAGCGCGCGCATGGTCACCTCCAGGATACGCGGCAAAAGGTGACTGATCGAAGGGAGAACAACAAGGAAAATGGATAGCGGGCGGGCGGGGCGCGTCCCTAACGCAAGACATGGTGGGAAGCCCCCAGTGACCTCAGCCAGCCCTCGCAACCACCGCCCATCAGCAGGCCCACCGTCGCCAGCAGCCCTGCCTGGCTGCAGGCGGGCGCGTGGACGGTGACGCTGCGCGGGGCGTCCTCCGGCGGCCAGCCCGTGCGGGCGTCGAGAATGTGGCCGTAGCGACGGCCCAGGTGCATGAGAAAGCGGCGGGCGTCGCCGCTGGTGGCCAGGGCGCCCTGCCTCAGGTCGAAGGCGCCGGCCGCGGCGCGTCCGGTCTCCGCCGGATCATCCAGACCCACGCTCCAGGGCGTGCTCTGATCGTCCGCGCCGCCCGCCCGCAGG
Above is a window of bacterium DNA encoding:
- a CDS encoding FAD:protein FMN transferase, coding for ERDRAGHRLRLPAGMELDFGGIGKEYAVDRSAALLDRAAPGPWLVNFGGDLRAGGADDQSTPWSVGLDDPAETGRAAAGAFDLRQGALATSGDARRFLMHLGRRYGHILDARTGWPPEDAPRSVTVHAPACSQAGLLATVGLLMGGGCEGWLRSLGASHHVLR